A genomic region of Arvicola amphibius chromosome 7, mArvAmp1.2, whole genome shotgun sequence contains the following coding sequences:
- the LOC119819595 gene encoding histo-blood group ABO system transferase 2 isoform X1 yields MTELRLGKQRYYLLHLGILLIVLVLIFFSYGFLSQRSQELGDSEAVSRMVHAQPNVLTPSRKDVLVLTPWLAPIIWEGTFNIDILNEQFRLQNTTIGLTVFAIKKYVVFLKLFLETAEQHFMVGYKVIYYVFTDRPADVPQVPLGAGRKLVVLTVRNYSRWQDVSMHRMEMISHFSERRFLHEVDYLVCADVDMKFRDHVGVEILSALFGTLHPGFYRSSREAFSYERRPKSRAYIPRDEGDFYYMGAFFGGSVVEVHHLTKACHQAMVEDKANGIEAVWHDESHLNKYLLYHKPTKVLSPEYMWDQQQLGWPSIMKKLRYVAVPKNHQAIRNR; encoded by the exons gaaaacaaagatACTATTTGCTTCACCTCGGGATCCTCCTCATAGTGCTCGTCTTGATCTTCTTTAG CTATGGGTTCCTGAGCCAAAGAAGTCAGGAATTGGGAGACTCAGAGGCTGTGTCTAG GATGGTCCATGCCCAGCCAAATGTTCTGACACCCAG TAGAAAAGATGTCCTTGTCTTGACTCCGTGGCTGGCTCCCATCATCTGGGAGGGGACCTTCAACATCGACATCCTGAACGAGCAGTTCAGGCTTCAGAACACCACCATTGGACTGACCGTGTTTGCCATCAAAAA GTATGTGGTGTTCCTGAAACTGTTCCTGGAGACAGCAGAGCAGCACTTCATGGTGGGATACAAGGTCATCTACTATGTCTTCACTGACCGTCCTGCCGACGTGCCGCAGGTGCCCCTGGGGGCAGGACGGAAGCTGGTGGTGCTGACTGTGCGCAACTACTCCCGCTGGCAGGATGTGTCCATGCACAGGATGGAGATGATCAGCCACTTCTCTGAGCGGCGCTTTCTGCATGAGGTGGATTACCTGGTGTGTGCAGATGTGGACATGAAGTTCCGTGACCACGTGGGTGTGGAGATTCTCTCGGCACTCTTCGGTACCCTGCATCCTGGCTTCTACAGAAGCAGCCGGGAGGCCTTTTCCTATGAGCGCCGGCCGAAGTCCCGGGCCTACATCCCCCGGGATGAGGGTGACTTTTATTACATGGGGGCCTTCTTTGGGGGGTCAGTGGTGGAGGTGCACCATCTCACCAAGGCCTGCCATCAGGCTATGGTGGAGGACAAGGCCAATGGCATAGAGGCCGTGTGGCATGATGAGAGTCATCTGAACAAGTACCTGCTATACCACAAGCCTACAAAGGTGCTGTCCCCAGAGTACATGTGGGAccagcagcagctgggctggcccTCCATCATGAAGAAGCTGAGATATGTGGCTGTGCCCAAGAACCATCAGGCAATCAGGAACAGATAG
- the LOC119819595 gene encoding histo-blood group ABO system transferase 2 isoform X2 produces the protein MTELRLGKQRYYLLHLGILLIVLVLIFFRMVHAQPNVLTPSRKDVLVLTPWLAPIIWEGTFNIDILNEQFRLQNTTIGLTVFAIKKYVVFLKLFLETAEQHFMVGYKVIYYVFTDRPADVPQVPLGAGRKLVVLTVRNYSRWQDVSMHRMEMISHFSERRFLHEVDYLVCADVDMKFRDHVGVEILSALFGTLHPGFYRSSREAFSYERRPKSRAYIPRDEGDFYYMGAFFGGSVVEVHHLTKACHQAMVEDKANGIEAVWHDESHLNKYLLYHKPTKVLSPEYMWDQQQLGWPSIMKKLRYVAVPKNHQAIRNR, from the exons gaaaacaaagatACTATTTGCTTCACCTCGGGATCCTCCTCATAGTGCTCGTCTTGATCTTCTTTAG GATGGTCCATGCCCAGCCAAATGTTCTGACACCCAG TAGAAAAGATGTCCTTGTCTTGACTCCGTGGCTGGCTCCCATCATCTGGGAGGGGACCTTCAACATCGACATCCTGAACGAGCAGTTCAGGCTTCAGAACACCACCATTGGACTGACCGTGTTTGCCATCAAAAA GTATGTGGTGTTCCTGAAACTGTTCCTGGAGACAGCAGAGCAGCACTTCATGGTGGGATACAAGGTCATCTACTATGTCTTCACTGACCGTCCTGCCGACGTGCCGCAGGTGCCCCTGGGGGCAGGACGGAAGCTGGTGGTGCTGACTGTGCGCAACTACTCCCGCTGGCAGGATGTGTCCATGCACAGGATGGAGATGATCAGCCACTTCTCTGAGCGGCGCTTTCTGCATGAGGTGGATTACCTGGTGTGTGCAGATGTGGACATGAAGTTCCGTGACCACGTGGGTGTGGAGATTCTCTCGGCACTCTTCGGTACCCTGCATCCTGGCTTCTACAGAAGCAGCCGGGAGGCCTTTTCCTATGAGCGCCGGCCGAAGTCCCGGGCCTACATCCCCCGGGATGAGGGTGACTTTTATTACATGGGGGCCTTCTTTGGGGGGTCAGTGGTGGAGGTGCACCATCTCACCAAGGCCTGCCATCAGGCTATGGTGGAGGACAAGGCCAATGGCATAGAGGCCGTGTGGCATGATGAGAGTCATCTGAACAAGTACCTGCTATACCACAAGCCTACAAAGGTGCTGTCCCCAGAGTACATGTGGGAccagcagcagctgggctggcccTCCATCATGAAGAAGCTGAGATATGTGGCTGTGCCCAAGAACCATCAGGCAATCAGGAACAGATAG